TCCGCCAAGAGACGATGCAATCCCGTTTGCGTTTTTTTGCGTATATAAAACAGATCCATAACAACGAAGCCCGCCATGCCCCGCCCCAGATTTTTGATCCTTGCCAGCAATGCCCTGTTTGCCACCCTGATTTTGGCGGGGTGCGACAGGCTGGGTGCCTTTAACAGCCTGCAGGCAGGCGATATCAAACCCGATATTGCCAACCTGCCCTATGGCCCCGACCCGCGCCAGAAAATGGATATTTACCTGCCGGGGCCACAGGCGCGCCCTGCCCCGTTAATTGTGTGGTTTTACGGTGGGTCATGGGATTCGGGGGAAAAAGCCAAATACGCCTTTGTCGCCAAACGCTTTGTTGAAATGGGTTATGGCGTCGCCATCCCCGATTACCGGCTTGTGCCCGAAATCCATTATCCCGATTTTGTAAAGGATGGCGCACTGGCCATGGCCGCCGCCCAAAAATTTGCCCAAAATCACCCCGGCGAAATTGCCGGGGACAGGCTGGTTTTGGCCGGGCACAGTGCCGGGGCCTATAATGCCGTGCAAATTGTTGCCAACCCGGCCTTTTTAAACGAAGCC
The window above is part of the Thalassospira marina genome. Proteins encoded here:
- a CDS encoding alpha/beta hydrolase, coding for MPRPRFLILASNALFATLILAGCDRLGAFNSLQAGDIKPDIANLPYGPDPRQKMDIYLPGPQARPAPLIVWFYGGSWDSGEKAKYAFVAKRFVEMGYGVAIPDYRLVPEIHYPDFVKDGALAMAAAQKFAQNHPGEIAGDRLVLAGHSAGAYNAVQIVANPAFLNEAGLTRDDIAGIIGLSGPYDFYPYDVAATQIAFGDTPADDSQPVNQDLTDMPPLLLITGEADRTVFPRNSIKLAELAPQATLVKIPDMGHVGTVVALGTFLTGDVRVTAPIQTFLHDIAPTGERGQAVSMSQKRP